One Williamsia phyllosphaerae genomic window, ATCGCGGGCGACGACACGATCTTCGTGATCGCGCGGGAGACGATGTCCGGGGCCGATCTGGCCCGGATGATCGAGGACCTCGCGTGACCGACGGAACAGATACACCCGGTCGACACACGACCGGCCGAGAAATTTCACTGTCAACGACAAGCAGGGAGCTCGTAACTCATGGCTGAACGCGTGATACTCGCGTACTCCGGCGGACTGGACACCTCGGTGGCCATCAGCTGGATCGGTGCCGAGACCGGCAAGGAGGTCGTCGCCGTCGCGATCGACCTCGGCCAGGGCGGCGAGGACATGGAGGTCATCCGACAGCGCGCGCTGGACTGCGGCGCAGTGGAGGCCGTGGTCGTCGATGCCCGCGACGAGTTCGCCGACGAGTACTGCCTCCCGACCGTGCAGGCCAACGCCCTGTACATGGATCGCTACCCGCTGGTGTCGGCGATCAGTCGGCCGCTCATCGTCAAGCACCTCGTCGAGAACGCGCGGTCGCACGGCGGCACCGTCGTGGCGCACGGCTGCACCGGCAAGGGCAACGACCAGGTCCGGTTCGAGGTCGGGTTCAACACGCTGGCCCCCGAACTCGACGTCCTCGCCCCGGTTCGCGACTACGCGTGGACCCGCGAGAAGGCCATCGCGTTCGCCGAGCAGAACGACATCCCGATCAACGTCTCGAAGAAGTCGCCGTTCTCGATCGACCAGAACGTCTGGGGCCGCGCGGTGGAGACCGGTTTCCTCGAGGACCTGTGGAACGCCCCGACCAAGGACGTCTACGACTACACCGAGGATCCGACGGTCAACTTCAACGCCCCCGACGAACTGATCATCACGTTCGACAAGGGCCGCCCGATCGCCATCGACGGACGCCCGGTGTCGGTGCTCGAGGCCATCCAGGAACTGAACACCCGCGCGGGCAAGCAGGGTGTGGGTCGGCTCGACGTCGTCGAGGACCGACTGGTGGGCATCAAGAGCCGCGAGGTCTACGAGGCGCCGGGCGCGATGGTGCTCATCCGGGCCCACGAGGAACTCGAGCACGTGACCCTCGAACGCGAGCTCGGTCGGTACAAGCGCCACACCGACCAGAAGTGGGCCGAGCTGGTCTACGACGGTCTCTGGTACTCGCCGCTCAAGTCCGCGCTGGACACCTTCGTCGCGCACACCCAGGAGCACGTCTCCGGCGAGATCCGGTTGGTCCTGCACGCGGGCACGATCGTCATCAACGGCCGCCGCAGTGGTGAGTCGCTCTACGACTTCAACCTCGCGACCTACGACGCGGGCGACACGTTCGACCAGTCGTCGGCCAAGGGCTTCGTGCAGCTGCACGGCCTGTCGTCGAAGATCGCGGCGAAGCGCGACCTGGGCCTGTGAGTTCGTCCGGCACCACCAACGCCGGGTCGCTGTGGGGCGGTCGGTTCGCCGACGGCCCCGCGGCGGCCATGGCTGCGCTGAGTAAGTCCACCCACTTCGACTGGGTG contains:
- a CDS encoding argininosuccinate synthase, whose product is MAERVILAYSGGLDTSVAISWIGAETGKEVVAVAIDLGQGGEDMEVIRQRALDCGAVEAVVVDARDEFADEYCLPTVQANALYMDRYPLVSAISRPLIVKHLVENARSHGGTVVAHGCTGKGNDQVRFEVGFNTLAPELDVLAPVRDYAWTREKAIAFAEQNDIPINVSKKSPFSIDQNVWGRAVETGFLEDLWNAPTKDVYDYTEDPTVNFNAPDELIITFDKGRPIAIDGRPVSVLEAIQELNTRAGKQGVGRLDVVEDRLVGIKSREVYEAPGAMVLIRAHEELEHVTLERELGRYKRHTDQKWAELVYDGLWYSPLKSALDTFVAHTQEHVSGEIRLVLHAGTIVINGRRSGESLYDFNLATYDAGDTFDQSSAKGFVQLHGLSSKIAAKRDLGL